In Actinomycetota bacterium, the DNA window CGCTGGATTACGACGACGGGAATCGACCGTTCGTGAGTACGAGCGATGTCTCGTGTCATATGTGCTCCCTTCAATCGGTGGAGTGCGCTTAGCCGCGCTCAACACTCCAATGGTGGAAAGTCTCTTCGATCGGCTTGCGGAGGCCGGACTTTCGCATAACTCAATTCGCAACGTAAAGAAGGCGCTGTCCGCTTGTATGTCCGATGCCGTGGCATCCCGAGTCCTCAGCACAAACCTCGTCCGACACGCTCGACTGCCCGAGAACGCGAGGCCGCCTAAGCCCATCGTTGTGCCGACATCGACGGAAGTCCGCGACCTCCTGGAAAGCACTCAAGGAACGGCACTTGGTCGCCTCCTGGTGCTTTTGGTGTCGACTGGTGCTCGGGTTGGTGAAGGCCTGGCGACGAAATGGTCGGATTTGGACCTCGATGCTGGGACTTGGGTTCTCGCGCAAACCCTGACCGTGAATCGTGCCGGGCAGACTGTCATCGGGCGGCGTACCAAGACGGGGCGTGTTCGTAGCATCCGTCTGACTCCGGCAGCGGTACAGGCCTTGCGCGAGCAGCGAGTGGAGATTGCAGCCAATCGTCTTGCGGCCCTGGCCTGGGAGGACAACGACCTGGTTTTCCCCACCGCAATTGGAACTGTGAGTGACCCTCACAATAAACGGCGCGAACTCAAGAATCATGCTCGCAAGGTTGGGTACGAAACGTCCTTTCACGGGCTCAGGCATTACGCGGCCACAGTTGCTATGGCAAATGTGTCATCGACTCAGGTTCAGCAATTGCTTGGGCACGCCAGTCATCGGACAACGACAGATGTGTACGGGCACCTGCTTCAGGGACCCCAAGAGACGGCGGCCAATGCCATTGCGGAGAGTCTCGGTATGCAGGGGTTTGTATAGCGTTTGTACAAGTTGGGCCCATCTGTGGCATGTGTTATCAGGATTTCCTCACAAAAAGTGCGCCCGGAGGGACTCGAACCCCCAACCGACAGGGTAGAAACCTGTTGCTCTATCCATTGAGCTACGGGCGCGTGCGG includes these proteins:
- a CDS encoding site-specific integrase gives rise to the protein MLSRVRTGEIAVDKNVSLARYVEDWLVDRAGLRRRESTVREYERCLVSYVLPSIGGVRLAALNTPMVESLFDRLAEAGLSHNSIRNVKKALSACMSDAVASRVLSTNLVRHARLPENARPPKPIVVPTSTEVRDLLESTQGTALGRLLVLLVSTGARVGEGLATKWSDLDLDAGTWVLAQTLTVNRAGQTVIGRRTKTGRVRSIRLTPAAVQALREQRVEIAANRLAALAWEDNDLVFPTAIGTVSDPHNKRRELKNHARKVGYETSFHGLRHYAATVAMANVSSTQVQQLLGHASHRTTTDVYGHLLQGPQETAANAIAESLGMQGFV